The following coding sequences are from one Parabacteroides pacaensis window:
- a CDS encoding right-handed parallel beta-helix repeat-containing protein yields the protein MKIHLLWLLLLPMTILRISAQEVIQVTQFGAVPNSHANAMSAIKQALAYCKDKSDIILNFPTGRYDFWPTPDENKTDNIGFDLYKMNRLTIEGNGSEFIFHGWMGIAQVKSCSDIRFKNFSVDWDRPLISQAEIVHSTDSYLDVKIDRKSYPYIIENKKIFFLGEDWKLPVLTVYNNLYDKKKKEIVYNTWDDPLGNIFEQQAEELEGGIVRFYGKPPIKPERGTYVSLFHARYAIVGFHLQKSKDILLENLQIYHCLSHGVLGDRTENITMNNASMKVNDTKGRVFSIIADASHFVNCKGVIKVENCAHTGQGDDFMNVHGRNVIITDISDNKTIEVKTDGSYMAPTDQVWFIKQEDAQRGEIRTVKTVVPITTQNKITGYKISFTKPLPKGIKKNDFIENKTWTAGLELRNCQILKRHRARGILVTTPKKVIIENNYFRTAGTAILIEGDTDYWYESGANNNVQIRNNVFEDCLTSGNAHGSKGEWGEAVITITPSHRPQDTKAKPYHTNICIRNNVFKVFDAPLIHARSVRNLSFIENEVVKTYSYKPYTWQKSAFQLDGCRHVVIKKNRLDKDYTTRDIRIEHMKKSDVRVAKGQQFKIDF from the coding sequence ATGAAAATCCATTTACTCTGGCTTTTGCTACTACCTATGACAATTCTCCGGATTTCTGCGCAAGAAGTGATTCAAGTCACCCAGTTCGGTGCGGTACCCAACTCTCACGCCAACGCAATGTCTGCTATAAAACAAGCACTTGCATATTGTAAGGACAAATCCGACATTATTCTCAATTTTCCTACGGGACGTTACGACTTCTGGCCTACCCCAGATGAAAACAAAACAGATAATATTGGTTTCGATCTTTATAAAATGAACCGGCTTACCATCGAAGGGAACGGCTCAGAGTTTATATTCCATGGCTGGATGGGAATTGCACAGGTAAAATCCTGCTCCGACATCCGATTTAAAAACTTCTCCGTAGATTGGGACCGTCCGCTGATCTCACAAGCCGAAATTGTCCACTCAACCGATTCTTACCTGGATGTAAAAATAGACCGAAAAAGCTATCCTTATATCATTGAAAATAAAAAAATATTTTTCTTGGGCGAAGACTGGAAGCTTCCGGTCTTAACCGTTTACAATAATCTGTATGACAAAAAGAAGAAAGAAATCGTCTATAATACTTGGGACGATCCTTTAGGCAATATATTCGAACAGCAGGCTGAAGAACTGGAAGGAGGCATCGTCCGGTTTTATGGAAAGCCCCCTATAAAACCTGAACGTGGAACATACGTTTCCTTATTCCATGCACGTTATGCCATTGTTGGATTCCATTTACAAAAAAGCAAAGACATATTACTTGAAAACCTCCAAATTTATCATTGCCTAAGCCATGGTGTGTTAGGCGACCGTACCGAAAACATTACGATGAATAACGCATCCATGAAAGTAAACGATACAAAAGGACGCGTATTCAGCATTATAGCGGATGCGTCCCATTTTGTAAACTGCAAAGGTGTAATTAAGGTAGAAAACTGCGCACACACCGGACAAGGAGACGATTTCATGAATGTACACGGCCGAAATGTTATCATTACGGATATATCCGACAACAAAACTATTGAAGTAAAAACCGATGGATCTTATATGGCTCCCACCGATCAAGTCTGGTTTATCAAGCAGGAGGATGCGCAACGGGGAGAAATACGAACCGTAAAAACAGTTGTTCCCATTACAACGCAAAATAAAATAACCGGCTACAAAATATCCTTTACTAAGCCCCTTCCTAAAGGAATTAAAAAAAATGACTTTATAGAAAATAAGACATGGACAGCTGGCCTGGAATTAAGAAATTGTCAAATCTTAAAACGCCACCGCGCCAGAGGAATCCTTGTTACCACACCGAAGAAAGTAATAATAGAAAATAATTATTTCCGTACCGCCGGAACTGCCATACTCATTGAAGGAGATACGGATTATTGGTATGAATCAGGGGCTAATAATAACGTACAAATACGTAACAATGTATTTGAAGATTGCCTGACCTCCGGAAACGCTCATGGAAGCAAAGGTGAATGGGGCGAAGCCGTAATCACGATTACCCCCTCGCACCGGCCTCAAGATACCAAAGCCAAGCCTTACCATACAAATATTTGTATCCGGAATAATGTTTTCAAAGTATTCGATGCTCCGCTTATCCATGCCCGGTCAGTAAGAAATCTTTCGTTTATTGAAAATGAAGTTGTCAAGACTTACTCTTATAAACCTTACACATGGCAAAAGTCAGCTTTTCAGTTGGATGGTTGCCGCCATGTAGTAATTAAAAAGAACAGGCTGGACAAAGATTACACCACGCGGGATATCCGTATTGAACACATGAAAAAATCAGATGTGAGAGTAGCGAAAGGGCAACAATTTAAAATAGATTTTTAA
- a CDS encoding YihY/virulence factor BrkB family protein, whose translation MAKQSSNKKKFSFSTLISILKDTFQGFLDDNVTRLSAALAYATLFSIIPFLSLLITIGVFVHIDLASQLYTQLEPIVGADVVEQLKAIIGNAEKTDSSTFTTLVSLGVSIFGATTIFAEIQGSLNTIWGIKAIPKKSWLKYIKTRLLSFSIILVFAFILLITFTITQLIGSLSDRFMASYPDVAESLVKIVGALINIGVTAIIFALLFKVLPDAKIKIKDVIVGAIVTTLLFLIGQWGISLYIGIANVGTVYGAAAFMAILVTWIYYSAIIIYIGAEFTEAWANKMGSKIFPDEYAVATETIEIHKNGPVKSVNKTEIKK comes from the coding sequence ATGGCAAAGCAGTCAAGTAATAAGAAAAAGTTCAGTTTTTCTACTTTGATCAGCATTTTAAAAGATACTTTTCAAGGATTTCTAGATGATAATGTTACGAGATTAAGCGCAGCATTAGCTTATGCAACATTATTTTCTATCATTCCTTTTTTGTCACTCCTCATCACCATCGGTGTATTTGTACATATAGATTTGGCAAGCCAGTTATATACACAATTAGAACCCATTGTGGGGGCTGATGTGGTTGAGCAACTAAAAGCGATTATAGGAAATGCAGAGAAAACAGATTCTTCTACTTTTACTACCCTGGTAAGCTTGGGAGTCTCTATCTTTGGCGCAACCACTATTTTTGCTGAAATACAAGGTTCGTTGAACACGATATGGGGAATAAAAGCCATCCCCAAAAAAAGCTGGCTTAAATACATCAAAACGCGGCTGCTTTCCTTCTCTATCATTCTCGTATTCGCTTTTATCCTACTGATAACATTTACGATCACCCAACTTATCGGAAGTTTAAGTGACAGATTTATGGCTAGTTATCCTGATGTGGCGGAATCACTAGTCAAGATAGTAGGTGCACTTATAAATATAGGAGTTACGGCCATTATATTCGCTTTACTCTTTAAGGTACTGCCGGATGCTAAAATAAAAATTAAAGATGTTATTGTCGGAGCAATTGTAACGACCTTGCTCTTTTTGATAGGGCAATGGGGAATCTCCCTTTATATAGGGATTGCCAATGTGGGAACTGTTTACGGAGCGGCAGCATTTATGGCGATCCTGGTTACATGGATTTACTATTCCGCCATCATTATATATATAGGTGCAGAATTTACCGAAGCATGGGCAAATAAAATGGGGAGTAAGATTTTTCCTGATGAATATGCTGTAGCTACCGAAACAATTGAAATACACAAGAACGGGCCGGTAAAATCAGTAAATAAAACAGAAATAAAAAAGTGA